One part of the Vogesella sp. LIG4 genome encodes these proteins:
- a CDS encoding nitrate reductase subunit alpha, giving the protein MSHFLDRLNFLGKVKSTFADGHGAVVKEDRKWEDGYRQRWQHDKIVRSTHGVNCTGSCSWKVYVKNGLITWETQQTDYPRTRPDLPNHEPRGCPRGASYSWYVYSAQRVKYPMIRGRLMKLWREARKTMGPIEAWEKISQNPETAKQYKSKRGQGGFVRATWEETNELIAAANAFTIKNYGPDRVVGFSPIPAMSMVSYAAGSRYLSLIGGVPLSFYDWYCDLPPASPQIWGEQTDVAESADWYNSNYLMVWGSNIPMTRTPDAHFYTEVRYKGTKTVAVSSDFGEMAKFGDIWLAPKQGTDAALAMAMGHVIFKEFHLDNPSEYFTGYIRQYTDMPMLVTLKKDGGRYIPDYFLRASNLAGGLGEDNNPEWKTLVLDELSGDIVAPNGSVGFRWGQSGKWNLEEKDGNSSREIKARLSLIDNRDDVVGVGFPYFGSEHDELLTRNVPVKQITLADGSSALVATVFDLMAANYGIDRGLGGGNVASGYMDDVPYTPAWQQKHTGVKPEMVIQVAREFAQNADQTHGRSMVIVGAALNHWYHMDMTYRGIINMLMLCGCIGQSGGGWCHYVGQEKLRPQTGWAPLAFAADWNRPARQMNGTSFFYAHTSQWRHEKLGVNEILAPTADGRMSQMALIDYNAKAERMGWLPSTPQLTTNPLDVVRDAEAEGKDPIAYAVENLKSGKLDMSCNDPDNPKNFPRNMFVWRSNILGSSGKGHEYFLKYLLGTQNAVMNDEDGCIKPSEITVRPAAEGKLDLLVVLDFRMSTTCLYGDIVLPTATWYEKDDLNTSDMHPFIHPLSEAVQPLWQSKSDWEIYKGFAKAISEVGGDYLGTRKDLILTPLMHDTPEELGQPFDPRDWKKGECEPIPGKTMPKMTVVERDYRKIYDKFTSIGPLLEKVGNGGKGIAWKTGHEVDILRGLNKTVADGVAAGQPKLDTAIDAAEMILTLAPETNGHVAVKAWDALSKITGRDHTHLALPREHDSIRFRDVQAQPRKIISSPTWSGLESEEVSYNAGYTNVHELIPWRTITGRQQFYQDHQWMRAFGEGLCVYRPHIDLKTTAAILGKKPNGNSEIVLNWITPHQKWGIHSTYSDNLRMLTLSRGGPHVWISEIDAKKAGIVDNDWIEVFNVNGTLTARAVVSQRVPEGMSLMYHAQEKIVNVPGAETSGKRGGIHNSVTRAVTKPTHMIGGYAQLAWGFNYYGTVGSNRDEFVVVRKMKNVDWLDKPLSEGV; this is encoded by the coding sequence ATGAGCCACTTTCTCGACAGACTGAATTTTCTGGGCAAGGTGAAATCCACCTTCGCCGACGGCCACGGTGCGGTGGTGAAGGAAGACCGCAAGTGGGAAGACGGGTATCGCCAACGCTGGCAGCACGACAAGATCGTGCGCTCCACCCACGGCGTGAACTGCACCGGCTCCTGTAGCTGGAAGGTGTATGTGAAGAACGGCCTGATCACCTGGGAAACCCAGCAGACCGACTACCCGCGCACCCGCCCGGACCTGCCCAACCACGAACCGCGCGGCTGCCCGCGTGGCGCCTCCTACAGCTGGTACGTGTATTCCGCCCAGCGCGTGAAATACCCGATGATTCGCGGCCGGCTGATGAAGCTGTGGCGCGAAGCCCGCAAGACCATGGGCCCGATCGAGGCCTGGGAAAAGATCAGCCAGAACCCGGAAACCGCCAAGCAGTACAAGTCCAAGCGCGGCCAGGGCGGCTTCGTACGTGCCACCTGGGAAGAAACCAACGAGCTGATCGCTGCGGCCAACGCCTTCACCATCAAGAACTACGGCCCGGACCGCGTGGTGGGCTTCTCTCCGATTCCGGCAATGTCCATGGTGAGCTACGCCGCCGGCAGCCGCTACCTGAGCCTGATCGGTGGCGTGCCGCTGTCGTTCTATGACTGGTACTGCGACCTGCCACCGGCCAGCCCGCAGATCTGGGGCGAGCAGACCGACGTGGCCGAATCGGCCGACTGGTACAACTCCAACTACCTGATGGTATGGGGTTCCAACATCCCGATGACCCGTACCCCGGACGCCCACTTCTATACCGAAGTGCGCTACAAGGGCACCAAGACCGTGGCGGTATCGTCCGACTTCGGCGAAATGGCCAAGTTCGGCGACATCTGGCTGGCACCGAAGCAGGGCACCGATGCCGCGCTGGCCATGGCCATGGGCCACGTGATCTTCAAGGAATTCCACCTCGACAATCCGTCCGAATACTTCACCGGCTACATCCGCCAGTACACCGACATGCCGATGCTGGTGACGCTGAAGAAAGACGGCGGCCGTTACATTCCGGACTACTTCCTGCGTGCTTCCAACCTTGCCGGTGGCCTGGGCGAAGACAATAACCCGGAATGGAAGACCCTGGTGCTGGACGAACTGTCCGGCGACATCGTGGCGCCGAACGGCTCGGTGGGCTTCCGCTGGGGCCAGAGCGGCAAGTGGAACCTGGAAGAGAAGGACGGCAACAGCAGCCGCGAAATCAAGGCACGCCTGTCGCTGATCGACAACCGCGACGACGTGGTGGGCGTGGGCTTCCCGTACTTCGGCAGCGAGCATGACGAGCTGCTCACCCGCAATGTGCCGGTGAAGCAGATCACCCTGGCCGACGGCAGCAGCGCGCTGGTGGCCACCGTATTCGACCTGATGGCGGCCAACTACGGTATCGACCGCGGCCTGGGCGGCGGCAATGTGGCCTCCGGCTATATGGACGATGTGCCGTACACCCCGGCATGGCAGCAGAAGCACACCGGCGTGAAGCCGGAGATGGTGATCCAGGTGGCGCGCGAGTTCGCGCAGAACGCCGACCAGACCCATGGCCGTTCCATGGTGATCGTTGGTGCCGCGCTGAACCACTGGTACCACATGGACATGACCTACCGCGGCATCATCAACATGCTGATGCTGTGTGGCTGTATCGGCCAGAGCGGCGGCGGCTGGTGCCACTACGTGGGCCAGGAAAAACTGCGTCCGCAGACCGGCTGGGCTCCGCTGGCCTTTGCTGCCGACTGGAACCGCCCGGCACGCCAGATGAACGGCACCAGCTTCTTCTACGCGCATACCAGCCAGTGGCGTCACGAAAAGCTGGGCGTGAACGAGATTCTGGCCCCCACCGCCGATGGCCGCATGAGCCAGATGGCGCTGATCGACTACAACGCCAAGGCCGAGCGCATGGGCTGGCTGCCGTCCACGCCGCAGCTCACCACCAACCCGCTGGACGTGGTGCGCGATGCCGAGGCCGAGGGCAAGGACCCGATCGCCTACGCGGTGGAGAACCTGAAATCCGGCAAGCTGGACATGTCCTGCAACGACCCGGACAACCCGAAGAACTTCCCGCGCAATATGTTCGTGTGGCGTTCCAACATCCTGGGCAGCTCTGGCAAGGGCCACGAATACTTCCTGAAGTACCTGCTGGGCACCCAGAACGCGGTGATGAACGACGAGGACGGCTGCATCAAGCCGAGCGAAATCACCGTGCGCCCGGCGGCGGAAGGCAAGCTGGACCTGCTGGTGGTGCTGGACTTCCGCATGTCCACCACCTGCCTGTACGGCGACATCGTGCTGCCTACCGCCACCTGGTACGAGAAGGACGACCTGAACACCTCCGACATGCACCCGTTCATCCACCCGCTGTCCGAGGCTGTGCAGCCGCTGTGGCAGTCGAAGAGTGACTGGGAGATCTACAAGGGCTTCGCCAAGGCGATTTCCGAAGTTGGCGGCGATTACCTGGGCACCCGCAAGGACCTGATTCTCACCCCGCTGATGCACGACACCCCGGAAGAACTGGGCCAGCCGTTCGACCCGCGCGACTGGAAAAAAGGCGAGTGCGAGCCGATTCCGGGCAAGACCATGCCGAAGATGACGGTGGTGGAACGCGACTACCGCAAGATCTACGACAAGTTCACCTCCATCGGCCCGCTGCTGGAGAAAGTGGGCAACGGCGGCAAGGGCATTGCCTGGAAGACCGGCCATGAAGTGGACATCCTGCGCGGCCTGAACAAGACCGTGGCCGACGGCGTGGCCGCAGGCCAGCCCAAGCTGGATACCGCCATCGACGCCGCCGAGATGATCCTGACCCTGGCGCCGGAAACCAACGGCCACGTGGCAGTGAAGGCATGGGACGCGCTGTCCAAGATCACCGGCCGCGACCACACCCACCTGGCCCTGCCGCGCGAGCATGACAGCATCCGCTTCCGCGACGTGCAGGCACAGCCGCGCAAGATCATCTCCTCGCCGACCTGGTCCGGCCTGGAAAGCGAAGAAGTGAGCTACAACGCCGGCTACACCAACGTGCACGAGCTGATTCCATGGCGCACCATCACCGGCCGCCAGCAGTTCTACCAGGATCACCAGTGGATGCGCGCCTTCGGTGAGGGCCTGTGCGTGTACCGCCCGCATATCGACCTGAAAACCACCGCGGCCATCCTGGGCAAGAAGCCGAACGGCAACAGCGAGATCGTGCTGAACTGGATCACTCCGCACCAGAAGTGGGGCATCCACAGTACCTACTCCGACAACCTGCGCATGCTCACCCTGAGCCGTGGCGGCCCGCACGTGTGGATCTCCGAGATCGACGCCAAGAAGGCCGGCATCGTCGACAACGACTGGATCGAGGTGTTCAACGTCAACGGCACGCTGACTGCCCGCGCCGTGGTATCGCAGCGCGTGCCGGAAGGCATGAGCCTGATGTACCACGCCCAGGAGAAGATCGTGAACGTGCCCGGCGCGGAAACCAGCGGCAAGCGCGGCGGCATCCACAACTCGGTAACCCGTGCGGTGACCAAGCCCACGCACATGATCGGCGGCTACGCGCAGCTGGCCTGGGGCTTCAACTACTACGGCACCGTGGGCTCCAACCGCGACGAGTTCGTGGTGGTGCGCAAGATGAAGAACGTGGACTGGCTGGACAAGCCGCTCTCGGAAGGCGTGTAA
- a CDS encoding acyl-CoA dehydrogenase family protein: MLLTAEQELVVDAVRHYVQREIAPHAAEWDKSHLFPRQALMGLGELGCFGLTVPADWDGAGLDYVTLAAVIEEIAAGDGALSTIISVINSVGCGPIERFGNDWQKDTFLRPIARGEWVSAFCLTEPDAGSDASALRTRAVRDGDDWVISGVKQFITNGKHADVAIVFAVTDPAAHKKGISAFLVPTATAGYSVAKVEDKMGQHASDTCQVVFDQVRVPASHLLGKEGEGYRIALANLESGRIGIAAQCLGMARAALQFATRYATERHTFGQAIIRHQAVGFRLAEAAAKLEAARQLVWHAAALKDAGKPCLKESSMAKLVASEMAEAVCSAAIQTLGGYGYLADYPLERIYRDVRVAQIYEGTSDVQKLVIARALEDEVA, from the coding sequence ATGCTGCTGACTGCTGAACAGGAACTGGTAGTAGACGCCGTTCGCCACTACGTGCAGCGCGAAATCGCGCCGCATGCTGCCGAATGGGACAAGAGCCACCTCTTTCCGCGCCAGGCGCTGATGGGGTTGGGCGAGCTGGGCTGCTTCGGCCTCACCGTGCCGGCGGACTGGGACGGCGCTGGCCTCGACTACGTGACGTTGGCCGCAGTGATAGAGGAGATCGCTGCCGGCGACGGCGCGCTGTCCACCATCATCTCGGTGATCAACTCGGTGGGCTGCGGCCCGATCGAGCGCTTCGGCAACGACTGGCAGAAGGACACCTTCCTGCGCCCGATCGCCCGTGGCGAGTGGGTTTCCGCCTTCTGCCTCACCGAGCCGGATGCCGGTTCCGACGCCTCGGCACTGCGCACCCGCGCGGTGCGCGACGGCGACGACTGGGTGATCAGCGGCGTGAAGCAGTTCATTACCAACGGCAAGCATGCCGACGTGGCCATCGTGTTCGCGGTGACCGACCCGGCGGCGCACAAGAAGGGCATCAGCGCCTTCCTGGTGCCCACCGCCACCGCCGGTTACAGCGTGGCCAAGGTGGAAGACAAGATGGGGCAGCATGCCTCCGACACCTGCCAGGTGGTATTCGACCAGGTGCGCGTGCCGGCCAGCCACCTGCTGGGCAAGGAAGGCGAGGGCTACCGCATTGCGCTGGCCAACCTGGAATCCGGCCGCATCGGCATTGCCGCGCAGTGCCTGGGCATGGCGCGCGCGGCATTGCAGTTTGCCACCCGCTACGCCACCGAGCGCCACACCTTCGGCCAGGCCATCATCCGCCACCAGGCGGTGGGCTTCCGCCTGGCCGAGGCGGCGGCGAAGCTGGAGGCGGCGCGGCAGCTGGTGTGGCATGCGGCGGCGCTGAAGGATGCCGGCAAGCCGTGCCTGAAGGAATCCAGCATGGCCAAGCTGGTGGCTTCGGAAATGGCCGAGGCGGTGTGCTCGGCGGCCATCCAGACCCTGGGCGGCTACGGCTACCTGGCCGACTACCCGCTGGAGCGCATCTACCGCGACGTGCGCGTGGCGCAGATCTACGAAGGCACCTCGGACGTGCAGAAGCTGGTGATCGCCCGGGCGCTGGAGGACGAAGTGGCGTAA
- a CDS encoding acetyl-CoA C-acyltransferase, protein MQQDAIVIVGMARTAMGGFQGSLSALSASELGAAAIRAAVERAGLAPEAVEEVIMGCVLPAGQGQAPARQAAIKGGLALSAGATTVNKMCGSGMKALMLAHDLLLAGSASVMVAGGMESMSNAPYIMPKARGGLRLGHGEIKDHMFLDGLEDAYDKGTLMGVFAEACADKYGFSRSAQDEYAITSLTRAQAAITSGAFKGEIAPVTVVGRKGEELIDTDEQPLKANLDKIPTLKPAFRKDGTVTPANASSISDGAAALVLMRQSEAEARGLRPLARIVAHATHAHEPAWFSTAPVGAMQKLLAKAGWNVADVDLFEINEAFAVVTMAAMHDLALPHDKVNVNGGACALGHPIGASGARIVVTLLAALQARGLKRGVASLCIGGGEATALAVELV, encoded by the coding sequence ATGCAACAAGATGCAATCGTAATCGTGGGCATGGCGCGTACCGCCATGGGGGGCTTTCAGGGCAGCTTGTCGGCATTGAGCGCCAGCGAGCTGGGCGCGGCGGCGATCCGTGCCGCGGTGGAACGCGCCGGCCTGGCGCCGGAAGCGGTGGAAGAGGTGATCATGGGCTGCGTGCTGCCGGCCGGCCAGGGCCAGGCGCCGGCGCGCCAGGCGGCGATCAAGGGCGGGCTGGCGTTGTCCGCCGGTGCCACCACAGTGAACAAGATGTGCGGCTCCGGTATGAAGGCACTGATGCTGGCGCACGACCTGCTGCTGGCCGGCAGCGCCAGCGTGATGGTGGCCGGCGGCATGGAAAGCATGAGCAATGCCCCCTACATCATGCCCAAGGCGCGCGGCGGCCTGCGGCTGGGGCATGGCGAGATCAAGGACCACATGTTCCTGGATGGCCTGGAAGACGCCTACGACAAGGGCACGCTGATGGGCGTGTTCGCCGAGGCCTGCGCCGACAAGTACGGCTTCAGCCGCAGCGCGCAGGATGAATACGCCATCACCTCGCTGACCCGCGCCCAGGCAGCCATCACCAGCGGCGCCTTCAAGGGCGAGATCGCGCCGGTGACGGTAGTTGGCCGCAAGGGCGAGGAGCTGATCGATACCGACGAGCAGCCGCTGAAAGCCAACCTGGACAAGATTCCCACCCTCAAGCCGGCGTTCCGCAAGGACGGCACGGTTACCCCGGCCAATGCCAGCTCCATTTCCGACGGTGCTGCCGCGCTGGTGCTGATGCGCCAGAGCGAGGCCGAGGCACGCGGCCTGCGCCCGCTGGCGCGCATCGTGGCGCATGCCACCCATGCGCACGAACCGGCATGGTTCTCCACCGCGCCGGTGGGCGCGATGCAGAAGCTGCTGGCCAAGGCCGGCTGGAACGTGGCCGACGTGGACCTGTTCGAGATCAACGAAGCCTTCGCGGTGGTCACCATGGCGGCGATGCACGATCTGGCGCTGCCGCACGACAAGGTGAACGTGAACGGCGGCGCCTGCGCGCTGGGCCACCCGATCGGCGCTTCCGGCGCGCGCATCGTGGTGACGCTGCTGGCCGCACTGCAGGCCCGCGGCCTCAAGCGCGGCGTGGCCAGCCTGTGCATTGGCGGCGGCGAAGCCACCGCGCTGGCGGTAGAGCTGGTGTAA
- a CDS encoding MerR family DNA-binding transcriptional regulator codes for MNVAADRTFSISELAQEFDVTTRAIRFYEAEGLLSPAREGQRRIYTRRDRVRLMLTLRGKRIGLSLQEIRELFELYDAANTDEPQLKKFIDLLSSREQQLKRQMQDLQLVLKEIGQVRGQCEEWLHTRSKS; via the coding sequence GTGAACGTAGCTGCTGACCGCACCTTCAGCATTTCCGAACTGGCGCAGGAGTTCGATGTCACCACCCGCGCCATCCGTTTTTACGAGGCTGAGGGCTTGCTGTCACCCGCACGGGAAGGGCAGCGCCGCATCTACACCCGCCGCGACCGCGTACGGCTGATGCTGACGCTGCGCGGCAAACGCATCGGCCTGTCGCTGCAGGAAATCCGCGAGCTGTTCGAGCTGTACGATGCGGCCAACACCGACGAGCCGCAGCTGAAGAAATTCATCGACCTGCTCAGCAGCCGCGAGCAGCAGCTGAAGCGGCAGATGCAGGACTTGCAACTGGTGCTGAAGGAAATCGGCCAGGTGCGCGGCCAGTGCGAGGAGTGGCTGCACACGCGCAGCAAGAGCTGA
- a CDS encoding 3-hydroxybutyryl-CoA dehydrogenase: MSMTTIGVVGAGTMGNGIAQVFAQAGYNVIMADVGQQALDRGLASISNSLSRLVKKGQFNDNEAVATLSRIRGSAQLADLAGCQLVVEAATENASIKEKIFRDLAGIVAPDCILASNTSSISLTTIASWVTQPERVIGMHFMNPVPVMQLVEIIRALQTSDATHAAVHALSLQLGKTPVTVKDGPGFVSNRVLMPMINEAAFVLYENLASAEDIDTVLKLGMNHPIGPLALADLIGLDTCLSIMDILYREFRDSKYRACPLLVQLVAAGHLGRKSGQGFYRY; encoded by the coding sequence ATGAGCATGACCACCATCGGCGTTGTCGGCGCCGGCACCATGGGCAACGGCATTGCCCAGGTATTCGCCCAGGCGGGCTACAACGTGATCATGGCCGACGTGGGCCAGCAGGCGCTGGATCGCGGCCTGGCCAGCATCAGCAACAGCCTGAGCCGGCTGGTGAAGAAAGGCCAGTTCAACGACAACGAGGCAGTGGCCACCCTGTCGCGCATCCGCGGCAGCGCCCAGCTGGCCGACCTGGCCGGCTGCCAGCTGGTGGTGGAAGCCGCCACCGAAAACGCCAGCATCAAGGAAAAGATCTTCCGCGACCTGGCCGGCATCGTGGCGCCGGACTGCATCCTGGCCAGCAATACCTCGTCGATCTCGCTCACCACCATCGCCTCCTGGGTAACGCAGCCGGAACGGGTGATCGGCATGCACTTCATGAACCCGGTGCCGGTGATGCAGCTGGTGGAGATCATCCGCGCGCTGCAGACCAGCGACGCCACCCACGCCGCCGTCCACGCGCTCAGCCTGCAGCTTGGCAAGACGCCGGTCACGGTGAAGGACGGCCCCGGCTTCGTCTCCAACCGCGTACTGATGCCGATGATCAACGAGGCCGCCTTCGTGCTGTACGAGAACCTGGCCAGCGCCGAGGACATCGACACCGTGCTGAAGCTGGGCATGAACCACCCTATCGGCCCGCTGGCGCTGGCCGACCTGATCGGCCTGGACACCTGTTTGTCCATCATGGACATCCTGTACCGCGAGTTCCGCGACTCCAAGTACCGCGCCTGCCCGCTGCTGGTGCAGCTGGTGGCCGCCGGCCACCTGGGACGCAAGAGCGGCCAGGGTTTCTACCGCTACTGA
- a CDS encoding CoA-acylating methylmalonate-semialdehyde dehydrogenase, whose translation MSQLPTVKLLIGGEFVESQSSEWREVINPATQQVLARVPMATADEVAAAVAAASRAFKSWKKTPIGARARIFLKYQQLIRQHMQELAAILTAEQGKTLADAEGDIFRGLEVVEHAANIGTLQMGEFAENVAGGVDTYTLQQPLGVCAGITPFNFPAMIPLWMFPMAIATGNTFVLKPSEQDPMVTMRLVELALEAGIPPGVLNVVHGGPEVVNTICDHPDIKAVSFVGSSRVGSHVYHRASQNGKRVQCMMGAKNHAIVLPDANKDQALNQLTGAAFGAAGQRCMALSVAVLVGEAQQWIPELVTRAKSLRVGPGQDNPDLGPLISCTARERVTSLIAKGAAEGARLELDGRHVHVAGYEQGNFVGPTIFSGVKPGMSIYEQEIFGPVLCLVGADTLDEAIDIINANPHGNGTAIFTQSGAAARKFQEEIDVGQVGINVPIPVPVPLFSFTGSRGSKLGDLGPYGKQVVLFYTQTKTVTSRWFDDEASSGKVHTTIALR comes from the coding sequence ATGTCTCAGCTTCCCACCGTCAAGCTGCTGATCGGCGGCGAATTCGTCGAATCGCAGAGCAGCGAATGGCGCGAGGTAATCAACCCCGCCACCCAGCAGGTGCTGGCACGCGTGCCGATGGCCACCGCGGATGAAGTAGCCGCCGCGGTAGCCGCCGCCAGCCGCGCCTTCAAGAGCTGGAAGAAAACCCCGATCGGCGCCCGCGCCCGCATCTTCCTCAAGTACCAGCAGCTGATCCGCCAGCACATGCAGGAGCTGGCCGCCATCCTCACCGCCGAGCAGGGCAAGACCCTGGCCGATGCCGAGGGCGACATCTTCCGCGGCCTGGAAGTGGTGGAGCATGCGGCCAACATCGGCACCCTGCAGATGGGCGAATTCGCCGAGAACGTGGCCGGCGGCGTGGACACCTACACCCTGCAGCAGCCGCTGGGCGTGTGCGCCGGCATCACCCCGTTCAACTTCCCGGCCATGATTCCGCTGTGGATGTTCCCGATGGCCATCGCCACCGGCAACACCTTCGTGCTCAAGCCTTCGGAGCAGGACCCGATGGTGACCATGCGCCTGGTGGAACTGGCGCTGGAAGCCGGCATTCCGCCGGGCGTGCTCAACGTGGTACACGGCGGGCCGGAGGTGGTGAACACCATCTGCGACCACCCGGACATCAAGGCGGTGTCCTTTGTCGGCTCCAGCCGCGTTGGCAGCCACGTCTACCACCGCGCCAGCCAGAACGGCAAACGCGTGCAGTGCATGATGGGCGCCAAGAACCACGCCATCGTGCTGCCGGACGCCAACAAGGACCAGGCGCTGAACCAGCTCACCGGGGCCGCCTTCGGCGCCGCCGGCCAGCGCTGCATGGCGCTCAGCGTTGCCGTGCTGGTGGGCGAGGCGCAGCAGTGGATACCCGAGCTGGTGACACGCGCCAAATCGCTGCGCGTGGGCCCGGGCCAGGACAACCCGGATCTCGGCCCGCTGATCAGCTGCACCGCGCGCGAACGCGTCACCAGCCTGATCGCCAAGGGCGCTGCCGAAGGCGCGCGGCTGGAGCTGGACGGCCGCCACGTGCATGTGGCCGGCTACGAGCAGGGCAACTTCGTCGGCCCCACCATCTTCAGCGGCGTGAAGCCGGGCATGAGCATCTACGAGCAGGAGATCTTCGGCCCGGTACTGTGCCTGGTGGGCGCAGACACCCTGGACGAGGCCATCGACATCATCAATGCCAACCCGCACGGCAACGGCACCGCCATCTTCACGCAAAGCGGCGCCGCGGCACGCAAGTTCCAGGAAGAGATCGACGTGGGCCAGGTGGGCATCAACGTGCCGATTCCGGTGCCGGTGCCGCTGTTCTCCTTCACCGGTTCGCGCGGCAGCAAGCTGGGCGACCTGGGGCCGTACGGCAAGCAGGTGGTGCTGTTCTATACCCAGACCAAGACCGTCACCAGCCGCTGGTTCGACGATGAAGCCAGCAGCGGCAAGGTGCACACCACCATTGCGCTGCGCTAG
- a CDS encoding acyl-CoA dehydrogenase family protein: MDFALTDDQSAFRDSAREFAQHELAPHAAHWDEAEIFPLDTLHRAGEMGFCGLYSPEQYGGLGLSRLDAAIVFEELAAGCTSTTAYLTIHNMVSWMVGSFARPEVAAEWAPRLASGELLGSYCLTEPGAGSDAASLRTRAERQGDSYVLNGSKAFISGAGSTDVLVVMARTGGPGPKGISALLVPADTPGIRYGKKEKKMGWNSQPTRIITFDNVTVPAANLLGEEGQGFALAMKGLDGGRINIATCSVGTAQAALEAATRHVQERQQFGQPLAEFQSVQFRLADMATELIAARQLVRLAAWKLDNASPDASSYCAMAKRFATDTGFKVANEALQLFGGYGYIKEYPLERYLRDNRVHQILEGTNEIMRVIIARRLLQEGALDTLR, translated from the coding sequence ATGGATTTCGCCCTTACCGACGACCAGAGCGCGTTTCGCGACAGCGCGCGCGAGTTCGCCCAGCACGAGCTGGCACCGCATGCCGCGCACTGGGACGAAGCGGAAATCTTTCCGCTGGACACCCTGCACCGCGCCGGCGAGATGGGCTTTTGCGGCCTGTACTCGCCGGAGCAGTACGGCGGGCTGGGCCTCTCCCGGCTGGATGCCGCCATCGTGTTCGAGGAGCTGGCCGCCGGCTGCACCTCCACCACCGCCTACCTCACCATCCACAATATGGTGAGCTGGATGGTGGGCAGCTTCGCCCGCCCGGAAGTGGCCGCCGAATGGGCGCCGCGGCTGGCCAGCGGCGAGCTGCTGGGCAGCTACTGCCTTACCGAGCCCGGCGCCGGCTCCGACGCCGCCTCGCTGCGCACCCGCGCCGAGCGCCAGGGCGACAGCTATGTGCTGAACGGCAGCAAGGCCTTCATCTCCGGCGCCGGCAGTACCGATGTGCTGGTGGTGATGGCGCGCACTGGCGGGCCGGGGCCCAAGGGCATCTCCGCCCTGCTGGTGCCGGCCGATACCCCGGGCATCCGCTACGGCAAGAAGGAAAAAAAGATGGGCTGGAACAGCCAGCCCACCCGCATCATCACCTTCGACAACGTGACCGTGCCTGCGGCCAACCTGCTGGGCGAGGAAGGCCAGGGTTTTGCGCTGGCAATGAAGGGGCTGGATGGCGGCCGCATCAATATCGCCACCTGCTCGGTGGGCACCGCGCAGGCCGCGCTGGAGGCCGCCACCCGCCATGTGCAGGAGCGCCAGCAGTTCGGCCAGCCGCTGGCCGAGTTCCAGAGCGTGCAGTTCCGCCTGGCCGACATGGCCACCGAGCTGATCGCCGCGCGCCAGCTGGTAAGGTTGGCCGCATGGAAGCTGGACAACGCCAGCCCGGATGCCAGCAGCTACTGCGCCATGGCCAAGCGTTTTGCCACCGATACCGGTTTCAAGGTGGCCAACGAAGCGCTGCAGCTGTTCGGCGGCTACGGCTACATCAAGGAATACCCGCTGGAGCGCTACCTGCGCGACAACCGCGTGCACCAGATCCTGGAAGGCACCAACGAAATCATGCGCGTGATCATCGCCCGCCGCCTGCTGCAGGAAGGCGCGCTGGACACGCTGCGCTGA
- a CDS encoding enoyl-CoA hydratase, with product MSYTNLQVEKIGHTALVTLANPPANTWTYDSLQALKRLVADLNADRDIYALVITGDGEKFFSAGADLKLFADGDKGVAASMTILFGEAFETLSAFRGVSIAAINGYAMGGGLECALACDIRIAEEQAQMALPEAAVGLLPCAGGTQHLPWLVGEGWAKRMILCGERVDAATALRIGLVEEVVPRGAARDAALALAEKVGRQSPCSVTACKTLVQAARHAPPATNLIHERELFIKLFDTQDQREGVQAFLEKRTPTWKNA from the coding sequence ATGAGCTACACCAATCTGCAGGTCGAAAAAATCGGCCACACCGCCCTCGTCACCCTTGCCAACCCGCCGGCCAACACCTGGACCTACGACAGCCTGCAGGCGCTGAAGCGCCTGGTGGCCGACCTGAACGCCGACCGCGACATCTACGCGCTGGTGATTACCGGCGATGGCGAGAAGTTCTTCTCCGCCGGCGCCGACCTCAAGCTGTTCGCCGATGGCGACAAGGGCGTGGCTGCCAGCATGACCATCCTGTTCGGCGAAGCCTTCGAGACACTGTCGGCGTTTCGCGGCGTGAGCATCGCCGCCATCAACGGCTATGCCATGGGCGGCGGGCTGGAATGCGCGCTGGCCTGCGACATCCGCATCGCCGAGGAACAGGCACAGATGGCACTGCCGGAAGCCGCCGTCGGCCTGCTGCCCTGCGCCGGCGGCACGCAGCACCTGCCGTGGCTGGTAGGCGAAGGCTGGGCCAAACGCATGATCCTGTGCGGTGAGCGAGTGGATGCCGCCACCGCGCTGCGCATCGGCCTGGTGGAAGAAGTGGTGCCGCGCGGCGCCGCCCGCGACGCCGCGCTGGCGCTGGCGGAAAAAGTTGGCCGCCAGTCGCCCTGCTCCGTCACCGCCTGCAAGACCCTGGTACAGGCGGCGCGCCACGCACCGCCTGCGACCAACCTGATTCACGAGCGCGAGCTGTTCATCAAGCTGTTCGACACCCAGGACCAGCGCGAAGGCGTGCAGGCGTTTCTGGAGAAGCGCACGCCGACCTGGAAAAACGCCTGA